In one Mucilaginibacter ginsenosidivorax genomic region, the following are encoded:
- a CDS encoding glycosyl hydrolase, protein MRKTTLFLFLLFSVKCYCQPFEPVNKNASPEARKLLSYLYRINGKYILSGEHGGGNRFLDSVKSLTGKYPALWGSDFIWSGPAGGGQRVVDQAIANYKKGYIIALMWHQGRPMDSPPYGFKQSVQAKITDEEWTQITTPNTALNKKWLAQIDTIAVYLKQLKDAHIPVLWRPYHEMNGVWFWWGNRPGKNGIAKLWKMMYDRYVNDYHLDNLIWVWGANGPRDLPEDEAYSYKGFYPGAAFVDILGTDIYHADYEQKDYTELLKLAKGKLITLSEVGELPNASVLKAQPLWSWFMVWTNFIWTNNSKSAVREIYERPETISLGDEHDIKY, encoded by the coding sequence ATGAGAAAAACGACACTCTTTTTATTTCTTTTATTTTCAGTAAAGTGCTATTGCCAGCCGTTTGAGCCTGTCAACAAAAATGCCTCGCCTGAAGCCAGAAAGCTTTTAAGCTATTTATATCGCATCAATGGTAAATATATTTTATCGGGCGAGCATGGCGGCGGTAACCGTTTTTTAGATAGCGTGAAGTCATTAACAGGAAAATATCCGGCACTATGGGGGAGTGATTTTATTTGGTCCGGGCCGGCGGGCGGCGGCCAGCGTGTGGTTGACCAGGCCATTGCAAATTACAAAAAGGGTTATATCATAGCGCTGATGTGGCACCAGGGACGTCCTATGGATAGCCCGCCATATGGTTTTAAACAAAGTGTCCAGGCAAAAATAACAGATGAAGAATGGACGCAGATAACCACCCCCAATACAGCGCTGAATAAAAAGTGGCTTGCCCAGATCGACACGATAGCTGTTTATTTAAAGCAATTGAAGGATGCCCATATCCCTGTGTTGTGGAGGCCTTATCATGAAATGAACGGCGTTTGGTTCTGGTGGGGAAACCGGCCAGGCAAAAACGGTATAGCTAAACTTTGGAAAATGATGTATGACCGCTATGTTAATGATTACCATTTAGATAACCTGATATGGGTTTGGGGAGCTAATGGGCCCAGGGACTTGCCCGAGGACGAAGCCTATTCCTATAAAGGATTTTATCCGGGTGCAGCGTTTGTAGATATTTTAGGAACAGACATCTATCACGCCGATTACGAGCAGAAGGATTACACCGAATTGCTTAAGCTGGCGAAGGGCAAACTGATAACGTTAAGTGAAGTTGGCGAATTGCCGAACGCCAGCGTATTGAAAGCGCAGCCATTGTGGTCATGGTTTATGGTGTGGACTAATTTTATATGGACCAATAATTCAAAATCTGCAGTGAGGGAGATTTATGAACGACCTGAAACCATCTCGCTTGGTGATGAGCATGATATCAAATACTAA
- a CDS encoding helix-turn-helix and ligand-binding sensor domain-containing protein has product MKKRWLLFFLLLKFGLTYGQNPIGLPNIISYYRSDYNGGLQNRGIVQDKNGIIYFANSEGLLSFDGTYWKLNPLPNKTIIRSIALGENGRIYAGGQNEMGYFLPDKDGNLAFTSLKNLLPEKITSFKDIWDIVSFDDKMFFRSQNNIFQFDGKSITAYQPVSQWQFLGTCNNQLIAQDAKKGLFQFSNGEWAPLPINESMPQYLAVTGLLHLNKDSILINTLKKSLFILAHQTVSRFRFKDADPFLDQQIMCAMMMDNGHIAVGTHMGGLYIIDKQGRILQNFTRKEGLQNNTVLSLFLDKDRNLWMGLDNGIDFNAYNSAIKHIYPEKLNEGAGYSSILFDHTLYVGTSNWLYQLSVDGHADLSDINGTFKTVPGTKASAWGLFKVNDNLLLAHHEGAFQIKNKKAYPISTRFGYWNFTPYDKVLPSSTIVAGGYNGLDLIRYSNNAFVQDRSINFNESSRFVIVQNHTAWVAHTYKGIYKIALSLPGQSSAKLYNHHNGLPSDLKNRLFHIRNRMVVATEKGIYEYNAGTDRFEASTYFEPIFKNKALCYLKEDAGGNIWFIEEKKLGVVDFSAHKPRLIYFPELNGKLVSDFENIYPLNDENIFVGAEKGFYHINYRKYKANKSLIRVLLRQVRASGDADSVLNGGYRIAAFNSPDEKNTVKKLRIKQNTLHFEYSSPSFQKQSNIEYSCLLKNFDHEWSAWSRRTERDYTNLPEGTYTFQIKARSNLGDESDLTSYTFTILPPWYRTTWAYCIYGILLIVFNYLFYKWLKRKFLRQKQKYEEEQKRLKYLHQLEMEKSEKEIIALKNEKLESEILGKNSELASVALHLLQKSELLGKIREELVHLRKSSDDMPSEELKKMIRILNQESKMDKEWDQFAEYFDNTHSDFLKAVKEAHPLLSAHELKLCAYLRMNLSSKEIAQLMNISVRGVEISRYRLRKKLQVPTETNLGNYFSEMSSLKKDPIGQH; this is encoded by the coding sequence ATGAAAAAAAGATGGCTCTTGTTTTTTTTATTACTGAAGTTCGGTCTTACCTACGGCCAAAACCCGATCGGGCTGCCTAATATCATTTCTTATTACAGGAGCGATTACAACGGTGGCTTACAAAACAGGGGGATTGTGCAGGATAAAAATGGCATCATCTATTTTGCCAACAGCGAGGGCCTGTTAAGTTTCGACGGTACTTACTGGAAACTTAACCCTTTGCCCAACAAAACTATTATCCGGTCTATAGCACTTGGCGAAAACGGCAGGATTTACGCCGGCGGGCAAAATGAGATGGGCTATTTTTTGCCTGACAAAGATGGTAACCTGGCATTTACTTCATTAAAGAACCTGCTGCCGGAAAAAATCACCTCATTTAAAGATATCTGGGATATTGTATCCTTTGATGATAAAATGTTTTTCCGTTCGCAAAACAATATTTTTCAGTTCGATGGCAAATCGATCACCGCGTACCAGCCTGTTTCACAATGGCAATTTTTAGGAACCTGCAATAATCAGCTTATAGCCCAGGATGCAAAAAAAGGCCTTTTTCAATTTTCAAACGGAGAATGGGCACCCTTACCAATAAATGAATCAATGCCGCAGTACCTGGCTGTTACCGGTTTGCTGCATTTAAACAAAGACAGTATTCTAATCAACACGCTGAAAAAAAGCCTGTTTATTTTAGCACATCAAACGGTAAGCCGTTTTAGATTTAAAGATGCCGACCCTTTTCTTGATCAGCAGATCATGTGCGCCATGATGATGGATAATGGGCACATCGCCGTTGGCACGCATATGGGTGGCTTGTACATTATCGATAAACAAGGGCGTATCCTTCAAAATTTCACCCGCAAAGAAGGCCTGCAAAATAATACCGTATTAAGTTTATTTTTAGATAAGGACCGGAACCTGTGGATGGGGCTTGATAACGGGATCGATTTTAATGCTTATAACAGCGCTATCAAGCATATCTATCCCGAAAAACTAAATGAGGGTGCCGGCTACAGTTCTATATTGTTCGATCATACCTTATATGTTGGCACCTCGAACTGGCTATACCAGCTATCCGTTGATGGCCATGCCGACCTGAGTGATATTAACGGCACGTTTAAAACAGTTCCGGGAACAAAAGCATCGGCATGGGGACTCTTTAAAGTAAACGACAATTTGTTACTGGCGCATCATGAAGGTGCTTTTCAAATAAAAAACAAAAAGGCCTATCCCATAAGTACCCGTTTTGGTTACTGGAACTTTACGCCGTATGATAAGGTATTACCATCGTCAACCATTGTGGCCGGCGGCTATAACGGCCTCGACCTGATCAGGTACAGCAATAATGCTTTTGTACAGGACCGGTCGATCAACTTTAATGAATCATCCCGTTTTGTTATTGTACAAAACCATACCGCATGGGTAGCGCATACGTACAAAGGGATTTATAAAATAGCGCTCAGCCTGCCCGGCCAATCCAGCGCGAAATTGTATAATCACCATAACGGTCTGCCTTCTGATTTAAAAAACCGCCTTTTCCATATCAGGAACCGCATGGTTGTGGCTACCGAAAAAGGCATCTATGAATACAACGCCGGTACCGACAGGTTTGAAGCCTCTACCTATTTTGAGCCCATTTTTAAAAATAAAGCATTGTGTTATCTGAAGGAAGATGCCGGCGGCAATATCTGGTTTATCGAAGAAAAGAAACTGGGCGTAGTTGATTTTTCAGCGCATAAACCCCGTTTGATCTATTTCCCTGAACTTAACGGTAAACTGGTGAGCGACTTTGAGAACATCTATCCTTTAAATGACGAGAATATATTCGTAGGCGCTGAAAAGGGATTTTACCATATCAATTATAGGAAATACAAGGCTAACAAGAGTTTAATCAGGGTGTTGCTCCGGCAGGTAAGGGCTTCGGGCGACGCTGACAGCGTTTTAAACGGCGGATATCGAATAGCAGCCTTTAACAGCCCGGACGAAAAGAATACCGTCAAAAAACTGCGCATCAAACAAAACACCCTGCATTTCGAGTACTCCTCGCCTTCGTTCCAAAAGCAATCAAATATTGAGTACAGCTGTTTATTAAAGAATTTTGACCACGAATGGTCGGCCTGGTCAAGACGGACAGAAAGAGATTACACCAACCTGCCTGAGGGCACTTATACCTTTCAAATTAAGGCAAGAAGTAACCTGGGCGACGAATCGGACCTTACAAGTTATACGTTTACCATATTGCCTCCATGGTACCGTACCACATGGGCCTATTGTATATATGGTATATTGCTTATTGTGTTTAATTATTTGTTCTACAAATGGCTTAAAAGAAAATTCCTCCGCCAGAAACAAAAATATGAAGAAGAACAAAAACGATTGAAATACCTGCACCAGCTGGAAATGGAAAAATCAGAAAAGGAGATCATTGCCCTCAAAAATGAAAAGCTGGAATCAGAAATATTAGGTAAAAACTCCGAGCTGGCCTCTGTGGCTTTGCACCTGCTGCAAAAAAGCGAATTGTTAGGCAAAATAAGGGAAGAGCTGGTACACCTGCGCAAATCAAGCGATGATATGCCATCCGAAGAACTAAAAAAGATGATCAGGATCCTGAACCAGGAAAGTAAAATGGATAAAGAATGGGATCAGTTCGCCGAGTATTTTGATAACACGCACAGCGATTTTTTAAAAGCAGTCAAAGAAGCTCATCCCTTATTAAGCGCGCATGAGCTTAAGCTTTGCGCTTATTTAAGGATGAACTTATCCAGTAAGGAAATAGCGCAGCTCATGAACATATCCGTACGTGGGGTTGAAATAAGCAGGTACCGGCTGCGTAAAAAGCTGCAGGTGCCTACCGAAACAAATCTTGGCAACTATTTTTCTGAAATGTCTTCCTTAAAA